From the Pediococcus acidilactici genome, the window TCATGCACAAGAACCTATTTGATGCAAAGCCATTCAAACACTCATATTTACCAAATGGTCGCGCAAAAGACATTGAAGCAGAAGCAAAGCATTACGATGAAATTATTGCGGAAAACCCAATCGACCTACAAATTTTAGGAATTGGCCGCAACGGACACATTGGTTTCAACGAACCAGGAACTCCTGCAGATAGCACTACTCATAAGGTAGCATTAACCCAATCTACTATTGATGCTAACGCTCGTTTCTTTGAACACGAAGAAGACGTTCCGCGTTTTGCAATTTCAATGGGCTTGGCTTCAATCATGCAAAGCAAGCACATCCTGATGGAAGCTTATGGTGAAGACAAGGCGGACGCCATCAAGGGAATGATCGAAGGACCAGTAACTACTGATTTACCAGCAAGCTTGCTCCAAAATCACGACAACGTTACCGTGATCGTTGACGAGGCAGCCGCAAGTAAATTGAGTGGCAAGTACTAAGAATAAACACTTGGAAAGTTAAAACTTTGTGAAACCAAAATCGAAAAAGGGTATTTTTTTCGACTAGGTTATCTAAAAAAGTAAAATATTGACTCCAATGAGGAGATTAAGGGAAAGATTCCTTAATCTCCTTTTATTTTCCGTCATTTTCGAACAAAAAGGTGCCAAAGGATTGAAAACGTTTCCCATTTGGAATAAGATTATTTTATAAGTATTGGGATAAATAGTGCCCAAACGTCACTAATTTTGTTATTTTTAATATAAAGAATTTACCGTAAAGTGGGGTAGCACTCCTTTTTAATAGTTATTAGTTATCTAAATAATAACTTTTAGAGGAAAAAAGCGGTCGGATTCTGATAAAATAAGTCTTATTGTAAGGGAGCAATCACAAAGTGGAAAAAATAATTGCAATCAATGCTGGTAGTTCAACATTGAAGTTTAAGCTTTTCGAAATGCCAGAAGAAAAGGTCATTTCATCTGGAGAGGTAGACCGAATCGGCATTCCAGGATCTAATTTTACAATCAAGACGGCTGACGGACATAAAACTAAAATCGAACAGCCAATTAAGAACCACGAAGAAGCCGTTGATTTGTTATTACAACAGCTTTTGAAGTTAAATATCATTAAGGACTACCACGAAATTACCGGGGTGGGTCACCGGGTCGTTGCGGGAGGAGAAATTTACCAAGACTCCGCATTGATCAATGACCAAGTCTTAAAAGATATTGAAGATTTAAAGGAATATGCTCCATTGCATAACCCGGCTAACGCTACGGGTATCCGGGCGTTTAAGAAGATTTTACCG encodes:
- a CDS encoding glucosamine-6-phosphate deaminase is translated as MKVIIVKNDVEGGKEGYKVFADAKKNGAKTFGLATGSTPITTYQEIIKSDLDFSDSISINLDEYVGLPADSDQSYNYFMHKNLFDAKPFKHSYLPNGRAKDIEAEAKHYDEIIAENPIDLQILGIGRNGHIGFNEPGTPADSTTHKVALTQSTIDANARFFEHEEDVPRFAISMGLASIMQSKHILMEAYGEDKADAIKGMIEGPVTTDLPASLLQNHDNVTVIVDEAAASKLSGKY